One Algoriphagus sp. Y33 genomic window, GACACGCCGCTTTCTGCGGCCAGTTTTCCCCCCTGAGTGTAGACGGATCATGGATTGGACTAGGTGTAGTTTGCCTGCCCTGCAAACCGACCTCTCGCTAAAAAGCTTTGCCAAAGCTTTTTCTCACGCTCGATTCTACCTTTATATAGATACAAATTTGTAATTTGCTACTTTCGAAAAACATGATTTTATGGGAGAAGCCTACCAGATAAGAGATAAAGAAATCGAGCGTAAAGTAAAGATAAAGCTTATTATAGAGACCTTTGTACGAGATTCCAAATGGCCATTAAAACTTACTAAAATCATTTGAATTACCCTATTTTCTTACTTTCCAGGTAATGGGTTGGGCAGATGTTTTTACCGGAAAAATATACCGGGATTTGATTTTGGAAAACCTTTCGTGTTGCCGAGTAGAAAAGGGATTATTCTTATATGGTTATGTCATCATGAGCAATCATATTCATTTGGTGGTTCAGCACAAGGACGGGAAGCTTTCGGGTTGGGTACGTGATTTCAAAAAGTTCACCGGCAAGAAGTTATTGAGAATGATTCTTGAAAATCTTCAGGAAAGCAGGCGAGAATGGCTAAAGATGATATTTGAGTATCATGCAGCGTATAGCAAGCGTTCTGGGGATTTGCAGTTTTGGACCCATGAAAACCATGCGATAGAATTGTACCGACCTGAAATGATAGAGAGCAGGATGGCCTACATCCACGATAATCCTGTTAGAGCAGGGCTGGTAGAAAAACCTGAGGACTATCTGTATTCCGGTGCGAGAAATTATTCAGGACTAAAGGGTTTGATAGAAGTGGATTATTGGTGATTTTGGCTTATTTCCAACTGCAGATTAAGGATATTGGGGTGAAGTTGCAAACTTCACCCAGCGTGCAAATGAACTTTAAAGGTGCTGAGAAGAAACTACGCCCAGGGGAGAACCTGACTACCTTCAAACCGGTGACCTTGGCAGCTAAGGAGACAGGCACCAGCCGCACACCCTGGCCCAAAGACTCCCGTCTTTGTCCTCCCACCAACTCTTAAAAACCAATCAAATTACCATACAAAAGCCCGGATATGTGTATATTTATCTGTCCAACGAGAATCCCACCCCCGTGGAAGTGTTTCCCGAAACAAGTTCGGGACAGGCATTTGACGACTTTAAGGTAACCCATACCAATACCCCTATAGTACAGAAGGATGACTACTATCCTTTTGGGCTGACATTCAATTCCTATTCAGCACCGGGTGGGGTGGGGCAGAAATTTAAATTCAATGGTAAGGAAAGGGAAGAACTGACGGGTTGGGATGATTTCGGGGCAAGAATGTATATGAGTGACTTGGGAAGATGGGGCGTTGTTGACCCGATGACATCTATTTATTGGGATTATTCTCCCTATAACTTTGGAATCAATAATCCTATAAATGTAATTGACCCCAATGGGAAATTGTTTTTTATGTTAATGAAGAGGGTAAAATTATTTATTAAAAAAAGCAAATTCTTTCGGGATAAAATTTAAAGTAATTGAAGATTAAGGAGTTTATTTGCATTCTTATGTAGTGCTTGAGAAGCAAGAAGCAAATTTCAAATATCTAAATTTATATTGCATTTTAGTATGTTTTTATTATTATCTGTGGTAACTATTTATTTAATATCTTTGTTCTGAAGTAAATGGACATTTTTTTTAAAAAAAAATAAGGTGTCAATGGAGTTTTCTTAACGCTTCAAAATGGAGGAAGATTGAGAAACACCTTAGTGAATTGAATTGAAATCAGGGTGACGTTTTGTCTAATAGGTAGTTTTTTGCGG contains:
- a CDS encoding RHS repeat domain-containing protein is translated as MSSHQLLKTNQITIQKPGYVYIYLSNENPTPVEVFPETSSGQAFDDFKVTHTNTPIVQKDDYYPFGLTFNSYSAPGGVGQKFKFNGKEREELTGWDDFGARMYMSDLGRWGVVDPMTSIYWDYSPYNFGINNPINVIDPNGKLFFMLMKRVKLFIKKSKFFRDKI